ACTGTATTAATCTGCTGCAATGACATGTATTGCTGATTCATATCTTGCTCTTTTTTTTCTTCTTTATCTTTCATCTCGACCGATGTTGGTTCAAAAATTCCGATGATTTGGATTGGTATATCTATTTTAAATAATTCTTTTTGCCCACCATCTTCACTATAGTCATAGCCACGGCTATCTATGACCATTTGGTCGCCGACAGATAATCCGTTTTCGTCTGCAACTTTTGAAGAAATAAGTCCGACATTTTTTCCATTGTCAATATCTTCTTGAGTGAAAACCTTACCTTCAACTAATTTGACTCTATTTTCCTCAACATCCAAAATTTTATGATAGTTCGAACCTTTTAAGTTAAGTCCTTCCATCATTGCTCCGGATTCCTCTGAATCTAATGTCGCACTTTTCAGCTCTTTTGTTTGTACCATCGTTCCGGCGTTATAATCATAATATTTTACATAAGAAGACTGCCCAATTTTTTTCATCAAATCAACTTTAAGTGGTTCAATTTTTAGATCTTCTTTGGCAAATTCATCTTGGTTATTTTCATAATCCAATTGAATCGTAGCCAATCCACCCAATTGTTTTTTGACGCTTTTTTCAACATTTTGTGTAGACTGCTGGATCGCGATTGATCCTGCAATAACATTACCCAATACAAATATCACTGCAAATAAAATGAGTGATTTTCCCTTTTTTCTAGTTACGCTGCACAGCGCACGCTTCATAAAATTCACTTTCTCATCTCCCTTTAAGAAAAAATATAGTTACTATCATTATTCCATAACAGTTGAGGTTTAACAAGATGTTTTTTACACTCTCGCTTAAACTAACAATTTCTTTAGATCATAATTTTATAACCACATATTATATATCGTTAAAATAACAATTATATTTAAAAAAATAAAAAAACACCCTCACTTTTTTAAAGTGCGGATGCTTTTCTTCTTACTTTTAATGAAATTATACTTCTAGAAGTTCTTTTTCTTTTTCAGAAGTGATCGTATCAATGTTTTTCACACTATCATCTGTTAATTTTTGCGCTTCTTTTTCTAGATTGCGCAACTCATCTTCAGTGATATCATTGCTTTTTTGTTGCTTTTTCAATTCATCAATAGCATCACGACGAATGTTACGAACAGCGATTTTTGCATTTTCAGCCGCTTTTTTCACGTCTTTTGCTAATTCTTTACGACGTTCTTCCGTTAATTGTGGAATTACTAAACGAATTACTGTGCCGTCATTTGTTGGGCTAATACCGATATCGCTAGCTTGAATTGCCTTTTCGATATCTTCAAGTGAATTTTTGTCAAAAGGTGTAATCATTAAGACACGCGCTTCTGGAATATTGATTCCAGCAAGTTGGTTCACCGGTGTCAGTGCGCCATAATAATCTACTTGAATTCTGTCCAATAGACTTGCGTTAGCACGTCCTGCACGGATTTGGCCAAGCTCACGTTGTAAGCTTTGTTCTGCTTTGCTCATTTTCTCTTTTGCTGTTGCTAATACAGTTCCACTCATTTTTTATTTCCCCCTTACGGTTGTTCCAATATTTTCACCTAAACATGCACGGCGAATATTGCCTGTTTCATTTAAATTGAATACGACTAATGGAATATCATTATCCATACTTAGTGAGCTTGCCGTTGAATCCATTACTTGCAAGCCTTTTGAAATCACATCTAAATGTGTTAATTCTTCAAATTTAACAGCATTTGCATCTAGCTTAGGATCAGCAGAATACACACCATCAACATTGTTTTTAGCCATTAAAATGACATCCGCATCAATTTCTGCTGCACGTAACGCTGCAGTTGTATCTGTTGAGAAATAAGGATTTCCGGTACCACCAGCAAAGATCACGATACGACCTTTTTCCAAATGACGTTCTGCACGGCGGCGGATATATGGTTCTGCGATTTGACGCATCTCGATTGACGTTTGAACGCGTGTTGGCACTCCAAGATTTTCTAATGTATCTTGTAAGGCTAATGCGTTCATTACAGTTGCTAACATTCCCATGTAATCTGCTTGTGCGCGTTCCATACCCATTTGAGCACCGATTTGTCCGCGCCAGATATTGCCACCGCCAACAACGATTGCCATTTCAATTCCTAATTCATGTACTTCTTTGATTTCTTCTACAATCTCTTTGATTGTTGGAGGTTTAATTCCAAACCCATCTTCTCCGGCCAAAGCTTCGCCACTTAACTTTAATACAACGCGTTGATATTTAGGTTTTACCATTTTTGTTTTCCCTCCACCATTTGTCTAAGAACATTTTAACATACTCTGCAGATTCTGCCAGTCTATTTCTTTTGATTTGCCTAAAAAAAGGGAGCGCATCTCAATGCGTTCCCAACTGTTACCTAAGCAACAGATTTATTTTTTGATTTGGCTCATTACTTCATCAGCAAAGTTATCTTCACGTTTTTCAATTCCTTCGCCAACTTCAAAGCGGATGAATGATTTAACTGTTGCGCCTTTAGATGCAACGTATTTTTCAACTGTCATATCAGGATCTTTAACGAATGGTTGATCCACTAATGAAATTTCAGCTTTAAATTTGTTTAGGCGACCAATCACCATTTTTTCAACGATATTGGCTGGTTTACCTTCGTTTAATGCTTGCTCAGAAAGAATCGCTTTTTCATGTTCTAATTCTTCTTGAGGGATTTGTGATTCGTTCACATAACGAGGGTTGATTGCTGCTACGTGCATTGCAACGTCTTTCGCAACTTCTTCGTCAGTTGTTCCTTCAAGTACAGTTAAAACGGCAATACGTCCGCCCATGTGTAAATAAGCACCGAAAGCAGCGTTATCGTCTTTTTCAACTAATTCAAAACGACGGAAGCTGATTTTTTCACCGATAACCGTTGTTGCTTCGATCAATTCAGTTTCTAACGTTCCTTTATCTGTTTTAAGAGCTAAAGCTTCTTCCATGTTTGCTGGTTTGTTCGTCGCAATCTCAGTTGCAATTTTTTTAACTAAATCTTGGAACATTTCGTTTTTAGAAACAAAGTCAGTTTCAGAGTTTACTTCAACGATTGCTGCAAAGTTGCCGTTTGAAGCAACATTTGCTAAACCTTCCGCTGCAACACGGTCATTTTTCTTAGCTGCTTTAGCCATACCTTTTTCACGTAGGTGATCAACAGCTGCTTCTATATTACCTTCTACTTCTACTAACGCTCTTTTTGCGTCCATCATACCGACACCAGTCATGTCGCGTAGTTCTTTAACTAATTTTGCTGAAATATCTGCCATTTTTTGTTCCTCCTAAGTTTTGAAAGCGTAGCAGGCTCGTTTAACCTTGACTGAAAAATAGGAAAAATTGATTGAGACGCTTTTTGTCTCACTCTATTTTTATCTTTTTTTCCGAAAGATTAGCCTGCATAGCTAGATAGTTTTAAAAGCTGAAAGAGCTTGATCAGCCTCGACAGGAAAATAGGAAAACATGACTGAGGTGTTCTTTACCTCATTTCAGTTTTTATCTTTTTCCCGAGGAGTTAGCCCGTGAAGCTAAATCATTTAAGTGTAAAATTCGTTTTAAAAAAGCTATCTCAAAGGAGAATCAGGCTTTTTTTCGCCTAGCCTTCGAGACAGCTCCGTTATTTTAAATTATTCTGCTGAATCGTTTGTGCCTTCAACAACATCAACGATTTCTTCGATTGAAGTTGCAGCTTCTGGTGTTTCTTCAACAAAGATTTCTTCTACAGCTTGATCTTCACCTTGGTTTCCTTCGATGAAAGCGTCAGCCATTTTAGCAGTGATCAATTTAACCGCACGAATCGCATCATCATTTGATGGAATTACTACGTCGATTTCGTCTGGATCACAGTTAGTATCAACCATCGCAACGATTGGGATGTTCAATTTTTGAGCTTCTTGAACAGCAATACGTTCTTTACGAGGATCAACAATATACATTACATCTGGAATTCTAGGCATATCTTGGATACCACCTAAGAATTTTTCAAGACGTTCACGTTGTTTGTTTAAACCAACAACTTCTTTTTTAGGAAGAACATCGAAAGTTCCGTCTTCTTCCATTTTATTGATATCTTTCAAACGTTTAATACGTTTTTGGATTGTATCCCAGTTAGTTAAAGTTCCACCTAACCAACGGTGATTTACAAAGTATTGACCTGAACGAATCGCTTCGTCTTTGATCGCTTCTTGTGCTTGTTTTTTAGTTCCTACGAATAATGCAACACCGCCGTCTTCAGCAACATTTTTCATGTAATCGTACGCAGCATCTACTAATTTGACTGTTTTTTGCAAGTCAATGATGTAGATTCCGTTTCTTTCTGTGAAGATATATTTCTTCATTTTTGGGTTCCAGCGACGAGTTTGGTGTCCAAAGTGTACGCCGGCTTCTAGTAATTGTTTCATAGAAATTACTGCCATGTGTTGTTTCCTCCAATTTGGTTTTTATTTGTTCCCTCTCCAGTTCTCATTTTTGTAAGGAACTACTAACAGTAGCACCGCCTTACAAATCGAATCAGGATGTGGATTTAGTGTTTTAACACCGTTTTCTAGTATACAATATTATTTAAAAGATTTCAACCTAATTAACTACTTTTTTGTTATCTTTTATTTGCTTATTCATCATGTTCTAAAATAACTCGATTATTTAGAGATTGAATATTTCTATTATTATGGTCATAAAACTCTTTGAATTTTTTAATTTGATTTTTTGATACTGGTACAGGGTTCTTAAAAATGTACCACTCAACATTTTCAGTTAGCGGTGGCGTTGTTAGTGAGCCTAAGTAATGATAAAAACGTTATTGTCGTAAGTAACTTTCTTTTCATCCCTTGTTCCTTCTTTCAACTCTCTTTTGCTAAAAAATAGTAGACACTTTTTTACGAAAAATCGTTGTATGATGTATTAAACCAATTATTCAGCTTATTTTATT
The Enterococcus silesiacus DNA segment above includes these coding regions:
- a CDS encoding ABC transporter permease — translated: MNFMKRALCSVTRKKGKSLILFAVIFVLGNVIAGSIAIQQSTQNVEKSVKKQLGGLATIQLDYENNQDEFAKEDLKIEPLKVDLMKKIGQSSYVKYYDYNAGTMVQTKELKSATLDSEESGAMMEGLNLKGSNYHKILDVEENRVKLVEGKVFTQEDIDNGKNVGLISSKVADENGLSVGDQMVIDSRGYDYSEDGGQKELFKIDIPIQIIGIFEPTSVEMKDKEEKKEQDMNQQYMSLQQINTVYLPNKTVLEINKDYLEKLKKVNPESPFISDDDEGEYYTPVYVLNSPDDVEAFKQETQPLLPKLYTVSASTDQYEQIGGSMKKMSQISGYVVLIAVIATLLIISLVVLLFMRDRKHELGIYLSLGDKRSHVMGQIIIEMLIISGIALILSLITGNFLGKMVSESLLNSDILSSTNDQMNMFMGFDGLGSTELTTDDIMNAYEVKFSLGYIITYLVVGLGTVLLAAILPLLYIVRLNPKKIMM
- a CDS encoding ribosome recycling factor, with the protein product MSGTVLATAKEKMSKAEQSLQRELGQIRAGRANASLLDRIQVDYYGALTPVNQLAGINIPEARVLMITPFDKNSLEDIEKAIQASDIGISPTNDGTVIRLVIPQLTEERRKELAKDVKKAAENAKIAVRNIRRDAIDELKKQQKSNDITEDELRNLEKEAQKLTDDSVKNIDTITSEKEKELLEV
- the pyrH gene encoding UMP kinase (Catalyzes the phosphorylation of UMP to UDP) — encoded protein: MVKPKYQRVVLKLSGEALAGEDGFGIKPPTIKEIVEEIKEVHELGIEMAIVVGGGNIWRGQIGAQMGMERAQADYMGMLATVMNALALQDTLENLGVPTRVQTSIEMRQIAEPYIRRRAERHLEKGRIVIFAGGTGNPYFSTDTTAALRAAEIDADVILMAKNNVDGVYSADPKLDANAVKFEELTHLDVISKGLQVMDSTASSLSMDNDIPLVVFNLNETGNIRRACLGENIGTTVRGK
- a CDS encoding elongation factor Ts — translated: MADISAKLVKELRDMTGVGMMDAKRALVEVEGNIEAAVDHLREKGMAKAAKKNDRVAAEGLANVASNGNFAAIVEVNSETDFVSKNEMFQDLVKKIATEIATNKPANMEEALALKTDKGTLETELIEATTVIGEKISFRRFELVEKDDNAAFGAYLHMGGRIAVLTVLEGTTDEEVAKDVAMHVAAINPRYVNESQIPQEELEHEKAILSEQALNEGKPANIVEKMVIGRLNKFKAEISLVDQPFVKDPDMTVEKYVASKGATVKSFIRFEVGEGIEKREDNFADEVMSQIKK
- a CDS encoding 30S ribosomal protein S2 encodes the protein MAVISMKQLLEAGVHFGHQTRRWNPKMKKYIFTERNGIYIIDLQKTVKLVDAAYDYMKNVAEDGGVALFVGTKKQAQEAIKDEAIRSGQYFVNHRWLGGTLTNWDTIQKRIKRLKDINKMEEDGTFDVLPKKEVVGLNKQRERLEKFLGGIQDMPRIPDVMYIVDPRKERIAVQEAQKLNIPIVAMVDTNCDPDEIDVVIPSNDDAIRAVKLITAKMADAFIEGNQGEDQAVEEIFVEETPEAATSIEEIVDVVEGTNDSAE